In Capsicum annuum cultivar UCD-10X-F1 chromosome 8, UCD10Xv1.1, whole genome shotgun sequence, the genomic window TCCAGAGTCCCAGCCTATATTTGTGGGTGTACTTCAGTATCAGCTTCCTCTGCAAACAGCAAAACCGAAGTGTCAAGAAGGGTTCAGGGATGCAAGCACACAGCAAGAAAGACTTGATGGCtgtaattcaaacaacattgCCATGATGAGTCAATGCAGCATACCACTATCGCGTGCTACTTATCCAAAAATAGAAAAGCATACAACTATGCCTTGTTATCCTCCTAATTAATAAAAATTGCCCATAGAGCCTGTTTCTAACTTCTTAGTAGTAGCCCAATCATTTTGGCAAAGAAACTGAAACTGTTCCAATCGATCCTCAAACGAAAGGATTACTTTACTAAAGACTAGAAAGAGTTAAATTCAGCCACCAGGAAATAGCATACTTGATTGGATCAGCAAAAATTTCACTTTGATTGCAGCTTATTGTGCTTTGGTCTCGGTGAGATATTGCAAAGTCAGAAAAAACTCTGGTATTATCAATCTAGAGTGCTGGTGTGACTTAGTCGTCATAGTTAATGTTATACCTCAAAATGACACAAAATTCACTCCCAAGTCCCAAGATATGAATTCACCTTTCAATCTTCATATTCATGTGTGGCAATTAGaccaaaagaaaagaatttaATTTTCCACACTTACCATATTAGTTGTGACAGTCCAAAAGTGATCAAGTGTTATCCATGATTCCATTCCATTCTCTATGATTGTGGAGCATGGACGTTTTGGAATACCCAAAGATTGTAAAAAGTAAAATACAATAAACCCAGCTTCTCTTTCCCAACATTATCTTACAGTATATACTGCCACCTGTTTTCCTCATCAGAAACTCTAATCCAAGACAACACGCGGACCTCTAAAGTGTGCAAAACAAGCATTCTGTGCATGATGATGATGGTGTGAAATCTAATAGATTAACTTTTCAGTTTGGAAGGTAAATTTCCAAATGTACTAAACTAACACAACAGACTAATTAATCATCTCAATAGGACAACTTGCATGAGACATCATCTTTAATCACATTACattatttaaaatacatgtttaaACCTTTAAGCTCACCACTAACACAACTTGTGCTCTCCCCCAGTAGCAGCTCATACTCAGCTATGATGGACAGATaactacaaaatatttttcagatatagttacgaGGGACCAAACTTCTCAATGGAGACATTATTCAATTAAGAGCTCAGTTACCCACTAAATCAGATCATAACTTTTAAAGcataaaaagaatttttatgACGATTCACATTAAGATGCAGAAACTTGCGAACCAAAACCAGATCTACTTAAATGCATATCAGAAAACAAAACTGGGTCCTAATGTTGATCAAACTTTGTTATCTTGTATAGAACGACACCTAGTTTCAAAAGTTACAACAAGATATTTTGACCAACTAATCTAATCAAAGAACATCTTCCTATAGAGTTGTGTCTTATTGTAAGATTTACCACCTTCTTCAATGCATATGGAATTAACCCTTCTCATTAAATAAACTTTAAACTAGGCCAAAAAAGACAAGTATCATCTCAAAGCTAAACAATCTCCACCAGCTTAACAAGTTACAACTTTAACAAGCGTAGAACTCAAAATATCAAAagccaaaaataaattgaaaaaactaaaaatgttCACAGTAACTCTTTCAAAGCATTCATTGATTATTAACATTACTCATTATCACatctattaatattttcttacaaCCATGCAACTAGGCAGTATCTACAATTTTTCTACACTTACCATATTAGTTGTGACAATCCAAAAGTGATTAAGTGTTATCCATGATTCCATTCTCTATGATTCTAGACATGTTTTTAATACTGACTTGAGAGTATGGACGTTTTGGAATACCCAAAGATtgtaaaaagtaaaataaaataaacccaGCTTCTATTTCCCGACACTATCTTACAGTATATACTGCCACCTATTCTCCGAGCGCTTTTAAAATTTAGAACCCAATTTCAGCTGTCCTCACCAGAATCCCTAATCAAAGACAACACCCAGACCTCTAAAGTGTGCAAAACAAGCATTCTGCACATGATGATCATGGTGTAAAATCTTGTAGATTAACTTTGCAGTTTGGAAGGTAAACTTCTGAATGTACTAAACTAACACAACCGACTAATTAATCATCTGAATAGGAAAACTTGCATCATCTTTAATCACATTAATACATGTCTAAAACTTGAAGCTCACCACTAACACAACTTATGCTCTCCCTCGGTAGTAGCCCATACTTCAGCTATGATGAACAGATaactacaaaatatttttcaggTATATGGTTATGCGGGACCAAACTTCTCAATGGAGACATTATTCAATTAAGAGCTAGTTACCCACTAAACGATTGACATTGAGATGCAGAAACTTGCGAACCAAACCGATCTACTTAAATGCATATCAGAAAACAAAACTGGGTCCTAATGTTGATCATACTTTGTTATCTTCTATAGGACGACACCTAGTTTCTTACATCTTGAACAGGATATTTTAACCAACTAATCTAATCAAAGAACATCTTCCTATAGACTCGCTTCTTATTGTAAGATTTTCCACCACCTTCAATGCATATGGGATTACCCCTTCTCATTAAATAAACTTTAAATTCGGCAAAAAAAAGACAGGTATCATCTCAAAGCTAAACAATCTCCACAGCTTAACGAGTTACAACTTTAACAAGCATAGAACTCAAAATATCAAATGCCAAAAATAAATTGCAAAATAAAAATGCTCCCAGTAACTCTTTCAAAGCCTTCGTTGATGATTCTTAACATTACTCATTATCACATCTATTAAGATTTTCTTACAACCATGCAACTAGGCAGTATCTAGAATTAACCATCGAAAATATGTTTTATCATCGCGACAGAGGAAAGAACCACACAGATCTAAGCCCTTTGGTTTTGAAGAATTACTTCAAATGCTGGAAAGGagttctcttttatttctcttcaccTCCCCCATCTCTCAATTCCCCAAACCCAGTGGCGGAGTCACCTTATGCTAAGGATCGGAAAATTACACTGTTTAACTAGGTCAGAATTttagttttatgtatatatataccatatGTTGAacctctttattttctaagtgtGTGTATCTTTTTTATACTTTGACAACCCTTAATAAAATTCCTTGCTCCGCGACTGctcaaaccaaaaataaaaacccaactGGTTTCCAGCTAAAGAGTATCTTAGTGCAGTGAAACATAATATCAGAACAATCCAATAACACAATAAGATTTTCTTATGCTGTCAGTTTGTTTTATTTAACTGAAAAAACATGGGACAAATGAAACAAGTTATAGAAGGAAAGGGATAAATACTGACATGTTTACAAGGGATGCCAAGTTTCTTGAGCTTAAGAGTGCGAGTAACAAGAAGCTTCGAGAAATCTCCAATCTCCGATTCAAGCTTTTCAACGTGGGTCTCTACCCCCTTCCCTACTCCATTCAAGAACTCTGGAATCCCCACCTTCACTGCAACCGCCATCTTTGTTAATCATTCCAAAATTATGTTGTTCAGAGACAAAAAGTAACAATATTCCTcaaaaaaatcaattctttatGGGTTGAGAACCATAAATTCTCGTATTTAAATTCTAGCAGAGGCAAAAACACTACATGATTTCTTGTCAGACAGTCTGATGCACTCACTAAAGCTCCCAGGTTTATTGTACGCAGTCAGTCTTACCTTATGCAAGAGGGGCTGTTTCCACAACATCTTTACCATTTACTCCAAGACTCCGGTACCGGATATCTCGTAAAATTAGTAGTGGTGTGCATAAGCTGATCTGAAcaccacaattataaaataaataatgttttatCAAATTGGAAGATTGAAATAGAATTTACCTAAATAAGGATTGGATTTGGAACAAAAGCTAGCGAACCCAGATGGGACAGAGTTTGAAGATGATGAGAGCAATCTAGTTGTGTTGGAAAACAGAATTTGCCTCCACGCCATTGTTGAGCTTCCTCCACTAACTTAACCTTCACCGGAATTGGGTCAAAATAGTCCTTGATGTATTGGAGTTGCTTACATGTAATCCCTAAAGTAACGTGAGTAAAAATTACATGTATTGGTCCTAACGGATTATTAACATTTGCCGTCAACTTTAACACTTGGGTCACGGGCACAAGGAATATatgtagttaaaaaaaaaaatagactagACCTGAGGAGATTTCTTAATTGGGATTTTGGAGAAAAAATTTTTTACCAGAAAAAGTTTCTTCGTCAGTATTTTGCAAATT contains:
- the LOC107839720 gene encoding uncharacterized protein LOC107839720 isoform X2; the encoded protein is MAVAVKVGIPEFLNGVGKGVETHVEKLESEIGDFSKLLVTRTLKLKKLGIPCKHRKLILKYTHKYRLGLWRPRAEPVKA
- the LOC107839720 gene encoding uncharacterized protein LOC107839720 isoform X1, with the translated sequence MAWRQILFSNTTRLLSSSSNSVPSGFASFCSKSNPYLVKVGIPEFLNGVGKGVETHVEKLESEIGDFSKLLVTRTLKLKKLGIPCKHRKLILKYTHKYRLGLWRPRAEPVKA